One window from the genome of Alkalihalobacillus sp. LMS6 encodes:
- the spoIIIAD gene encoding stage III sporulation protein AD: MEIVQIVGLGLIATFLALIVKEQKPVFAFLLTMFVGALIFLFLLDEIASVIQLIQDLAAQANIHTVYLQTILKIIGIAYIAEFGAQISRDAGHAAIASKIELAGKIFILVLAIPIIKAVIEMILALLPS, from the coding sequence ATTGAAATCGTACAGATTGTCGGTTTAGGTCTTATCGCCACGTTCTTAGCTTTAATTGTGAAAGAACAGAAGCCTGTTTTTGCGTTTCTGTTAACGATGTTTGTAGGCGCGCTCATCTTTTTATTTTTACTAGATGAAATTGCGAGTGTGATTCAGCTTATTCAAGACTTGGCCGCACAAGCAAATATTCATACAGTTTACTTGCAAACAATTTTAAAAATCATTGGAATTGCCTATATTGCAGAATTTGGTGCGCAAATTTCACGGGATGCTGGTCATGCAGCGATAGCGAGCAAAATTGAATTAGCTGGAAAGATTTTTATACTCGTTCTCGCGATTCCAATCATTAAAGCAGTGATTGAGATGATACTCGCTCTACTCCCGTCGTAA
- the spoIIIAC gene encoding stage III sporulation protein AC: MAYDVNTIFQIAGIGIIVAMLHTVLKQMGKEDWAHWVTLIGFVVVLYMVATIVDDLFQKIRSVFLFQA; this comes from the coding sequence GTGGCCTACGATGTAAATACAATCTTTCAAATAGCTGGAATTGGCATTATTGTCGCCATGCTCCATACAGTACTTAAACAAATGGGAAAAGAAGACTGGGCTCACTGGGTGACGTTAATTGGATTCGTTGTCGTCCTTTATATGGTGGCGACGATTGTCGATGATTTATTTCAAAAAATTAGAAGCGTGTTTTTATTTCAAGCTTAA
- the spoIIIAB gene encoding stage III sporulation protein SpoIIIAB, with product MMRWLGALLIIGCTTIYGFYQARLLQERPRHIRQLRSALQSLEAEMLYGQTPLAKASQNIAEQLKGPVAALFATFSRRLAEKKATAKDAWETAIHDTWKDLSLQEKEKEVLLQFGATLGTMDRVHQQKQLKLTQTHLERDEEEAKSIQARYEKMYKALGVLAGLLIVILMM from the coding sequence ATCATGAGATGGCTAGGTGCACTTTTAATTATCGGTTGTACGACTATATACGGGTTTTATCAAGCTCGTTTATTACAAGAGCGACCGCGCCATATTCGCCAGCTACGGTCTGCACTCCAGTCTCTTGAAGCGGAGATGTTGTACGGGCAGACGCCTTTGGCAAAAGCTTCACAAAATATTGCTGAGCAATTAAAAGGTCCAGTTGCCGCTTTATTTGCAACGTTTTCTCGCCGTTTAGCGGAAAAGAAAGCGACAGCAAAAGATGCATGGGAAACAGCGATTCATGATACGTGGAAAGATCTTTCTTTACAAGAAAAAGAAAAAGAGGTCTTGCTACAATTCGGTGCGACTCTTGGAACGATGGACAGGGTTCATCAACAAAAACAGTTAAAACTTACGCAGACACATTTAGAAAGAGATGAAGAAGAGGCGAAAAGCATCCAAGCGCGTTACGAGAAAATGTATAAAGCATTAGGCGTTTTAGCTGGTTTGTTAATCGTCATTCTCATGATGTAG
- the spoIIIAA gene encoding stage III sporulation protein AA codes for MHSILNLLPEHVEAYVRDMMVKDESIEEIRLRIHQPIECLFANDAQFSSIRFTEQDANFFLNQLSEYSLYAFEEELQKGYITIEGGHRVGLAGKTILDQGRVKSIRPIRSFNIRVAKQKLGVSDKLVPELYDSKTGWRNTLIVGAPQTGKTTLLRDLARNISAGSKRIPASKVAIVDERSEIAGCMNGVPQHELGTRADVLDGCPKAEGMMMMIRSMSPQVMIVDEVGREEDAYAILEARHAGVVLMATAHGRSFEEVYKRPIFKQLLNEQAFDRVVEVGRTPYPGAINKIRIPTLVKPS; via the coding sequence ATGCATTCCATTCTTAATTTGCTGCCTGAACACGTAGAGGCGTACGTAAGAGACATGATGGTAAAAGATGAAAGTATAGAAGAGATTCGGTTGCGGATTCACCAACCGATTGAATGTTTATTTGCAAATGATGCGCAGTTTTCTTCAATCCGCTTCACGGAGCAAGATGCAAATTTCTTTTTGAATCAGTTAAGCGAGTACTCGTTATACGCATTCGAAGAAGAGCTTCAAAAAGGCTATATCACGATTGAAGGGGGCCATCGTGTTGGCTTAGCTGGAAAAACCATTCTTGATCAAGGGAGAGTTAAATCGATTCGGCCCATTCGTTCGTTCAATATTCGAGTCGCAAAACAAAAGTTAGGTGTGTCCGATAAACTTGTTCCTGAACTTTATGATAGCAAGACAGGGTGGCGAAATACGTTAATTGTTGGGGCGCCTCAGACTGGTAAAACAACGTTATTGCGTGATTTAGCACGAAATATAAGTGCAGGCTCAAAAAGAATCCCTGCTAGCAAAGTGGCGATTGTTGACGAACGTTCCGAGATAGCTGGCTGCATGAACGGTGTTCCACAGCACGAATTAGGAACAAGGGCAGACGTATTAGATGGCTGTCCAAAAGCAGAAGGCATGATGATGATGATTCGATCAATGTCGCCGCAAGTCATGATTGTGGATGAAGTAGGTCGAGAAGAAGATGCATATGCCATTCTAGAGGCAAGGCATGCAGGAGTCGTTTTAATGGCGACTGCACATGGTCGTTCATTTGAAGAAGTCTATAAGCGTCCAATTTTTAAACAACTTCTAAATGAACAAGCGTTTGATCGAGTGGTTGAAGTCGGGCGCACGCCCTATCCAGGTGCGATTAATAAAATTCGAATACCAACATTGGTTAAGCCATCATGA
- a CDS encoding shikimate kinase: protein MGVGKTTVGRLLAKKLYRDFIDIDAEIERTQGMSIPTLFEQYGEPYFRQLEKDHVLRESAGKMKVISLGGGAFTQEDIRSYCLKHCLVIFLDIRFDSWQDRIHMLAGNRPILKGKSTEELQELYTARQEAYALNHSQMHTDSLTAEEVALYLKESLITAYELEK from the coding sequence ATGGGCGTTGGAAAAACAACTGTTGGTCGTTTACTTGCTAAAAAACTTTATCGTGACTTTATTGACATTGACGCTGAAATTGAGCGAACACAAGGCATGTCCATTCCTACATTATTTGAGCAATATGGAGAACCTTACTTTCGTCAACTTGAGAAAGACCATGTATTGCGTGAAAGTGCTGGAAAAATGAAAGTGATTTCCCTTGGTGGTGGTGCTTTTACTCAGGAAGACATTCGCTCTTATTGTTTAAAGCATTGTCTAGTCATCTTTCTTGATATTCGATTTGATTCTTGGCAAGATCGCATTCATATGCTAGCAGGGAATCGACCAATACTTAAAGGAAAATCTACGGAAGAATTACAAGAGTTGTACACAGCTCGACAGGAAGCCTATGCTCTAAACCACTCGCAAATGCATACAGACTCGTTAACGGCAGAGGAAGTTGCTCTGTATTTAAAAGAGTCGTTAATCACCGCATACGAGCTCGAAAAATAA
- the efp gene encoding elongation factor P: MISVNDFKTGLTIEVDNGIWQVMEFQHVKPGKGAAFVRSKLRNLRTGSVQERTFRAGEKVAKAHIENRRMQYLYESGDMHTFMDNETYEQLELPTKQIEHELKFLKENMEVHVITFESETLGVEVPNTVTLEVTETEPGIKGDTASGGTKPATVETGLTVQVPFFVNQGDKLIIDTRNSSYVSRA; encoded by the coding sequence ATGATTTCAGTAAACGATTTTAAAACAGGTTTAACAATTGAAGTGGATAACGGCATTTGGCAAGTTATGGAATTCCAACACGTGAAACCTGGAAAAGGTGCAGCGTTTGTACGCTCAAAACTTCGTAATCTACGTACAGGCTCCGTTCAGGAAAGAACGTTCCGCGCAGGTGAAAAAGTTGCCAAAGCGCATATCGAAAATCGTCGTATGCAGTATCTTTACGAAAGTGGCGATATGCATACATTTATGGACAACGAAACGTATGAGCAACTAGAACTACCAACGAAACAAATCGAGCACGAATTAAAATTCTTGAAAGAAAACATGGAAGTTCATGTTATTACGTTTGAAAGCGAAACGCTTGGTGTTGAGGTGCCAAATACAGTAACGCTTGAAGTTACCGAGACTGAACCTGGTATAAAAGGGGACACGGCTTCTGGTGGTACGAAACCAGCGACAGTGGAAACTGGTTTAACGGTTCAAGTGCCTTTCTTTGTAAACCAAGGAGATAAACTGATTATTGATACACGTAATTCGTCTTACGTTTCTAGAGCATAA
- a CDS encoding Xaa-Pro peptidase family protein yields the protein MTIIQSLQNKLNEYNLDGFLVMSSVNRRYISGFTGTSGAVLLTKTKALFITDFRYVEQAESQVKDAQIVKQTGTLMQEIFTQVNALQLNKLGFEKTKLTYAEYEQLDEFLAEVELVPVENIVESLRLFKTDAEIETMKEAAAIAEKAYEHIQTFIKPGVKEIDVSNELEMFMRKQGAVSSSFDIIVASGARSALPHGVASDKVIQSGELVTLDFGAYYNGYCSDITRTLAVGDVSEELKNIYEIVRVAQQRGIDEIKPGMTGKEADALTRDYITEQGYGEYFGHSTGHGLGMEVHEAPGVSLKSDVVLKPGMVVTVEPGIYIPGVGGVRIEDDILITESGNERLNYSAKDLIVL from the coding sequence ATGACGATTATTCAATCTCTACAAAATAAGCTAAATGAATACAATCTTGATGGATTTCTTGTAATGAGTAGTGTGAACCGCCGCTATATTAGTGGGTTTACAGGAACGTCTGGCGCGGTTTTACTTACAAAAACAAAGGCGCTCTTCATTACAGACTTTCGTTATGTTGAGCAAGCGGAATCTCAGGTGAAAGACGCTCAAATTGTCAAGCAAACGGGAACGTTAATGCAAGAAATTTTCACTCAGGTAAACGCATTACAACTAAACAAACTAGGGTTTGAAAAAACAAAACTTACATACGCAGAATATGAACAGCTTGATGAGTTCCTTGCAGAAGTAGAACTCGTGCCTGTGGAAAACATTGTTGAATCGTTACGTCTCTTTAAAACCGATGCAGAAATTGAAACAATGAAAGAAGCGGCAGCGATTGCTGAAAAAGCATATGAACATATTCAAACGTTCATTAAACCAGGTGTAAAAGAAATCGATGTATCAAACGAGCTTGAAATGTTTATGCGTAAGCAAGGCGCCGTTTCTTCTTCATTTGACATCATTGTCGCATCAGGAGCTCGTTCAGCGTTACCCCACGGTGTCGCCTCAGATAAGGTGATTCAGTCTGGTGAACTTGTTACGCTTGATTTTGGCGCCTATTATAATGGCTATTGTTCGGATATAACGCGAACATTAGCAGTCGGTGACGTATCAGAGGAATTAAAAAACATTTACGAGATTGTTCGTGTAGCGCAACAGCGCGGGATTGATGAAATCAAACCCGGAATGACTGGTAAAGAAGCGGATGCATTAACGAGAGATTATATTACCGAACAAGGCTATGGCGAGTATTTTGGTCACTCAACTGGACACGGGTTAGGAATGGAAGTCCATGAGGCTCCTGGTGTGTCCCTTAAGTCAGACGTTGTGTTAAAACCTGGTATGGTGGTCACTGTAGAACCGGGTATTTATATACCTGGCGTTGGTGGCGTTCGTATTGAAGATGACATTCTCATTACTGAATCAGGGAATGAGCGCTTAAATTATTCAGCAAAAGATTTGATCGTGCTCTGA
- a CDS encoding YqhR family membrane protein → MNKTDKEIMDTKQMGFPMKVVLIGFFGGLIWSFVGYACYYFHLTEVGPSFVLLPWALGDWKIGHTGQVVGMAVIAVLSIGIAFLYKVLLQKVNSMWPGVGFGVVLWVILFYILNPFIVDLDPVQSYSLNTIVTTLCLFIIYGLFIGYSISYEYAEQKSSMTQGESV, encoded by the coding sequence GTGAACAAAACAGATAAAGAGATTATGGATACGAAGCAGATGGGATTTCCAATGAAAGTCGTGTTGATTGGTTTTTTTGGTGGCTTAATATGGTCATTTGTCGGCTACGCCTGTTATTATTTCCATTTAACGGAAGTAGGGCCTTCTTTTGTCTTGTTGCCATGGGCATTAGGAGATTGGAAAATTGGTCATACTGGTCAAGTAGTAGGGATGGCTGTCATTGCCGTACTATCAATAGGCATTGCTTTTTTATATAAAGTTCTTTTACAAAAGGTAAATAGTATGTGGCCAGGCGTCGGATTTGGAGTCGTACTTTGGGTGATTTTGTTTTATATTCTAAATCCATTTATCGTTGATTTAGATCCTGTCCAAAGCTATTCTTTAAATACAATTGTCACGACGCTATGTTTATTTATTATTTATGGATTATTTATTGGCTATTCCATTTCTTATGAGTATGCTGAACAAAAAAGTTCGATGACCCAGGGTGAGTCCGTTTAA
- a CDS encoding patatin-like phospholipase family protein produces MKVDAVFAGGGVKAFAFVGAIEEAEQSGLEFERIAGTSAGSIVAAFLMAGYTSEEINHLLNSLDVSTFRDERLAFVPLKIAKWLNLYFRMGLYKGDRLEEWLKEQLHQKGVATFNDLPPGSLRIVVSDVTRGQMVVLPDDLPKYGLDPNRFSVATAVRMSCSIPFFFEPVKLKSLMVGNNSSYIVDGGLLSNFPMWIFKDGKRGGYRRPVIGFQLAPQNGDKHGNDIHNALDLYKAIFETMTHAHDARYISSEHAKNIVFIPIDHIKSTDFDVTIEEKQTMIDLGKEKTAQFLASWTG; encoded by the coding sequence TTGAAGGTGGATGCTGTTTTTGCGGGCGGAGGGGTAAAGGCCTTCGCCTTCGTAGGCGCAATTGAGGAAGCAGAACAGAGTGGACTAGAATTTGAGCGCATTGCAGGTACAAGTGCAGGTTCAATTGTCGCTGCATTTTTAATGGCTGGATATACAAGTGAGGAAATTAATCACTTATTAAACTCATTAGATGTATCGACGTTTCGAGATGAACGGCTTGCTTTCGTTCCGTTAAAAATAGCCAAATGGCTAAATTTATATTTTCGAATGGGTTTATATAAAGGAGATCGACTAGAGGAATGGCTAAAGGAACAGCTTCACCAAAAAGGCGTTGCGACCTTTAATGATTTGCCTCCAGGTTCACTTAGAATTGTTGTATCGGATGTAACGAGAGGCCAAATGGTTGTTCTTCCTGACGACTTGCCTAAGTATGGACTTGATCCAAATCGTTTTAGTGTTGCAACGGCGGTGCGGATGAGCTGCAGCATTCCTTTCTTTTTTGAACCTGTAAAGTTAAAAAGTCTAATGGTTGGCAACAATTCTTCGTATATTGTTGATGGCGGCTTGTTAAGTAATTTTCCAATGTGGATTTTTAAAGATGGTAAGCGAGGTGGCTACCGAAGGCCAGTGATTGGGTTTCAATTAGCCCCCCAAAATGGAGATAAGCATGGAAACGATATTCATAACGCCCTTGATCTTTATAAAGCGATTTTTGAGACGATGACCCATGCACACGATGCACGCTATATTAGCAGTGAGCATGCAAAAAACATTGTCTTCATTCCGATTGATCATATTAAGTCGACTGATTTTGACGTCACGATTGAAGAAAAACAAACGATGATTGATTTAGGAAAAGAAAAAACAGCACAGTTTCTAGCTAGTTGGACTGGATAA
- the mntR gene encoding transcriptional regulator MntR: MPTPSMEDYLERIYMLIEEKGYARVSDIAEALEVHPSSVTKMVQKLDKSDYLVYERYRGLILTAKGNKIGKRLVYRHELLEDFMKIIGVNDEHIYQDVEGIEHHISWDAIDRIGDLVQYFQEKESRIETLRDIQKKNDQNEN; the protein is encoded by the coding sequence ATGCCAACACCGAGCATGGAAGATTATTTAGAACGAATTTATATGTTGATTGAAGAAAAAGGCTACGCCCGTGTATCTGATATTGCGGAGGCGCTTGAAGTCCACCCTTCTTCCGTAACGAAAATGGTTCAAAAGTTAGATAAAAGCGATTATCTTGTTTATGAACGATATAGAGGCTTAATATTAACGGCAAAAGGAAACAAAATTGGCAAACGTTTAGTATATCGCCACGAGTTACTTGAAGACTTTATGAAAATTATTGGCGTCAACGATGAACATATTTATCAAGATGTAGAAGGAATCGAGCATCATATTAGTTGGGATGCCATTGATCGAATTGGCGACCTCGTCCAATATTTTCAGGAAAAAGAAAGTCGGATCGAGACATTACGAGATATTCAAAAGAAAAACGATCAGAATGAGAATTAA
- the splB gene encoding spore photoproduct lyase, with protein MVKPFYPQLVYIEPKALDYPLGKQLYEKFKAEGVEIRETTSHNQVRNIPGKNDNQKYRNAKSTLVIGVRKTLKFDTSKPSAEYAIPLATGCMGHCHYCYLQTTLGDKPYIRTYVNLEDIYESAETYIKERAPETTRFEAACTSDIVGIDHLTHSLKKTIEFMGERDHGRLRFVTKYGHVDHLLDAKHNGNTRFRFSVNSAHVIKYFEPGTSSFLERIEAAGKVAKADYPLGFIVAPIIWHEGWEEGYLELFERLEAILPTYAKKDLTFEMIQHRFTKTAKRIIQKRYPKSKLEMEEEERKYKWGRYGRGKYVYQDQQAGELRDTLTEYIDRFFPQAKIEYFT; from the coding sequence ATTGTGAAGCCGTTTTACCCACAACTCGTCTACATTGAGCCGAAAGCATTGGATTATCCACTAGGAAAACAATTATATGAAAAGTTTAAAGCAGAAGGGGTCGAAATTCGCGAAACCACTTCCCACAATCAAGTAAGAAATATTCCTGGCAAAAATGATAATCAAAAATATCGGAATGCAAAATCAACTCTTGTTATTGGTGTACGGAAAACGTTAAAGTTTGATACGTCTAAACCATCGGCTGAATATGCAATCCCGTTAGCAACAGGGTGTATGGGACATTGTCATTATTGCTATTTGCAAACGACCCTTGGAGATAAACCGTACATTCGAACGTATGTGAACCTAGAAGATATTTATGAATCAGCTGAAACATATATTAAGGAGAGAGCGCCCGAAACAACGCGATTTGAAGCGGCGTGTACATCTGATATTGTTGGGATTGATCATTTAACCCATTCGTTAAAAAAGACGATTGAATTCATGGGAGAGCGTGACCACGGTCGACTTCGATTTGTGACAAAATACGGTCACGTTGATCATTTGCTTGATGCCAAACATAACGGGAATACACGCTTTCGGTTTAGCGTGAACTCAGCTCACGTTATTAAATACTTTGAGCCAGGAACCTCATCTTTTTTAGAAAGAATTGAAGCCGCTGGAAAAGTAGCAAAAGCGGATTATCCGTTAGGCTTTATTGTGGCGCCAATTATTTGGCATGAAGGGTGGGAAGAAGGCTATCTTGAGCTGTTTGAACGTTTAGAAGCAATCTTACCTACGTATGCAAAAAAAGACCTTACGTTTGAAATGATCCAACATCGGTTTACGAAAACCGCTAAGCGAATTATTCAAAAACGCTACCCAAAATCAAAGCTTGAGATGGAAGAAGAAGAACGAAAATACAAATGGGGTCGTTACGGTCGAGGCAAATATGTTTATCAAGATCAACAAGCAGGTGAATTGCGTGACACGTTAACCGAATACATTGACCGTTTCTTTCCGCAAGCGAAAATTGAATACTTCACGTAA
- the dat gene encoding D-amino-acid transaminase has protein sequence MTYVLFNDSILDEADVAISYKDRGYHFGDGVYEVIRVYNEEFFTLDEHIDRLYESAAKIELAIPYEKEILKKLLHDYKTKVQTVNGSIYLQITRGVADRNHLYTKNEEPVILGFDLPDKGVSQKQEQGVAAYVTEDVRWLRCDIKSINLLGNVMAKRKAFDHDCDEAILYRDTGVTEGSSSNLFLVNNQTLYTHPANNLILNGITRQEIVAIASDLGLTVIEEPFPKEVLLHAEEAFISSTSLEIVPIHSFKGDIETTLNVGPVTKKLQHAFQERVTKKTNASV, from the coding sequence ATGACATACGTTCTCTTTAATGATTCAATCCTTGATGAAGCGGATGTAGCCATCTCATACAAAGACCGCGGCTACCATTTCGGGGATGGCGTCTATGAGGTCATCCGGGTTTATAACGAAGAATTTTTCACATTAGATGAACATATTGATCGTCTTTATGAAAGTGCAGCAAAGATTGAACTAGCGATCCCTTATGAAAAAGAAATTCTAAAAAAATTGCTTCACGACTACAAAACAAAAGTTCAAACCGTAAATGGATCCATCTACTTACAAATAACTCGTGGCGTAGCGGATCGAAACCACCTTTATACGAAAAACGAAGAACCAGTCATTCTCGGATTCGATTTACCTGATAAAGGGGTCAGCCAAAAACAAGAACAAGGTGTCGCTGCATACGTGACGGAAGATGTTCGCTGGTTACGATGCGACATCAAATCAATTAATTTGCTTGGCAACGTCATGGCAAAGCGAAAAGCATTCGACCATGATTGCGATGAAGCCATTCTTTATCGTGATACAGGGGTGACGGAAGGTTCATCTTCTAATTTATTTCTCGTAAACAACCAAACCCTTTATACACATCCTGCAAACAACCTCATTTTAAATGGGATTACGAGACAAGAAATAGTAGCAATTGCTTCTGACTTGGGACTCACTGTTATTGAAGAACCGTTTCCAAAAGAAGTGCTGTTACATGCAGAAGAAGCCTTCATTTCAAGCACTTCACTTGAAATTGTTCCTATTCATTCATTTAAAGGTGACATTGAAACGACGTTAAACGTTGGTCCAGTAACCAAAAAACTTCAGCACGCATTTCAAGAACGCGTTACAAAAAAAACAAACGCTTCCGTCTAG